DNA from Eucalyptus grandis isolate ANBG69807.140 chromosome 5, ASM1654582v1, whole genome shotgun sequence:
TGTATGACAACCACAAGtgctcaaaattaaaattttcaatgcatttaaGGCGTATTGCATAATTCTATTAAAtggtgaaaattgaaaattaaatgcaTAATGAGATTAAACTTGTTTGATATCCGTAATTAATATTGACTTGAAGGCTAAATTAAGTCAAAATTCACATAATATGCTAAGTAATGGATGGGTTGCTTAATtcattcaatagaaaatatagTTGATGGCAAGTagaattttgttaaatgcattGTTAAAAACTTACCAATAATGATCGTTGTCTTGTCTTGTGCTTTTAAGAAACCAATTAATATGGTAAGTAAGGGATGGGTTAGTCTatttaagagaaaaaataacTGATGGCAAGTACAAGCTTGTCAAATATATCGTTTAAACCTTACAATAATAATCATTGCTCTGTATTTAGCAAGCACAATAGTAATCCCTTACTTACCACGTTAATGCcgttttttagacaaaaatgaGCTTGTGGGTATTGAAGAACCGAAGAAGCACTTCTAGGCCGCAGGTTATCTCAGACGTTGCGGATGGGAGGCTTGGGCAAAAGCACTATGGTAAATGAAGTTTATGAACATCCAGAGGTCAAGAAACATTTCATGGTTTGTGCTTGGATCACTTTCTCTGGCTCGCCAAATATAGGAGAGCTCCTCCAGAACATGCGTCAGCAAATTATGAGAGTGATCGGACTGTTGGTTTTTTGATGTATCAGTACTGCTGTTTTTAGACTAAAGTTTCTCTGTTCTGTTTTTTATACTGTTCTAGTTTATTTTTCTCACTTAGTCaattatgttatgcagttgttgTTGTGTTATTTAGGAAGTTAAGCACTTGTTCAGGTGCAGTTACAAGCtgaacgtgtgtgtgtgtgtgtgtgcagttattttttttggtttaagtcGTGTTTTGTACTTGACTTTTTTATTAACTGCAGAAGACAGTTTCCATGCTCTGTTCtctctgtttcctctgttttttttcatctttcttcctcgaTATCTATAGTTCTGGtttttctgcttctttgctGCTTTAATCAGAATCAACACGGACGACCAATTCCTCGTGGTGCGGACACTATGAATATCTACTCTCTGAAGATGTTAATCAAGGACTTGCTACAGGGAGTAAGGTATCTGCTTGTTCTAGATTACACATGGAGGATAGACGAATGGGATGCCGTCAAACATGCACTGCCTAACAACATGTGCGGCAGCCGAATGATCATCACAACCAGGAATTATGATCTAGTGCGCACCTCCTGCCGAGAATTCGAGGGGAAGGTCTATAAGATGGAGCCTCTGCCAGTAGAACAGTCATGGAAGCTTTTCTGCGCAAAGACATTTCAGGGGAGTTCATGCCCTTCCCATCTGGAGGAGACCTGTGAGTTTATTTTCAGAAAGTGTGAAGGACTGCCGCTTGCTATAGTGGCCAACAGCGGTGTTTTGGCTACGAAAAACAAGCACAGAATAGATGAATGGGAATTGGTTCGTCGCAGTCTGGGAACAGAGATTGACTGAAACGACAAACTCAAAAACTTGAACAGAGTTCTTTCGCCTTGCTTTAATGATCTGCCGTACTACCTGAAATCCTGCCTCTTGCACTTAAGTTTATTTCCTGAGGGTCGCCCCCTTAAGCGTGAGAGACTGATTCGGTTATGGGTTGCGGAAGGATTCGtttaataaaaagaaggaaaggccGTCGAAGAAGTTGCTAAGGGCTACTTTATGGAGCTGTGGAGCAGAAGCCTCATAGAGGTGGCTGCTAGATGAAGGGATGGAACTGTCAAGTATTGCCGCCTCACTTCAAAGTTGACCAATTAGGGCTTTGCACAGATAGCCAAAGAAGTAAATCGTGAATGGCCAGACAGAGTCCGTCCCCTGTCGTTACAGAAAACCCTGCAAGCTCTGCAACAGAACTGGTCCTTGTCTCAACTTCGTTCTTTATATATGTTTGGGATGGAGAGACCATTTATGAATAAAGTTCTTGCTAGTGATATGAAATTGCTCGATGTTTTGGATATGCTAGTGACCCTTAAAAGGTTCCCTGCTCAAGTTGCTGATTGGTGTTACATAAGGTATCCAAGTTTCAGGTACACTGAGGTGAGTACAATTCCAAGTTTTATCGGAAGCTTCaaaatttagagactttagACCTTAAACACACAAATGTCACTAAATTGCCTGTTAAGATCTTGAAACTTAGAcatgttgatacctaaattttatcattttatttaggacttaatcgcatacaaaattaggaattagtcgctaaaaaaaaagggagaaagaaaagtaaacatttttcattaaaatgtatTGTGTTTTCATTTTTGCATCACATATtaaatggtttatttttaaaaaattcaaaaaaaaaaattccatcaaaaggaaaataatttaaaatgttatttaaagaaattagttacaaaaaaaaaaaaggaaaatgggaaaatgaGACCGGGCTGGGAGCAGGTCAAGCCggcctctttctttcccttttctttctcttcgcCTGGGccggcccttttttttttttttttgcccaagaTGAGCCCAGCCTTCTTTCCTCTCCTTCTTTGTCGTTCATGCGTTCTGCATAAAAGAGAAGGTATGGGAGCAAGAGGAGGGACAGTGGTCAAAGAGAGGACTGGGCGAGCGTCGCGTGAGACGTTCGGTTGGGGGGCAGGCCGGCAGCGGCAGCCGGCACGGCAGGAGGCCATGCGCGCCGGTGCTTAAAAGTGTCAGAGTGGTTTCGTTTTGGGGGGCCGGAGAGGGAGACCGAGAGAGATTCGAGCTAGAGAGATGTTCAAGGGGAGCGAGCTGGAGGAAGAAACGTAGGAGAGGGAGTTGGTGGGAGCTTGAGGGAGAGCAGGAGGAGTTCTCCAATGGATCGACCACGCCCGAACCCCCGACCTCTAGCTGATGCCTGCAAGCACACGATCTTTCGCTTCCAAATCTCCGTGTTGCCAATGAGTTTCTTTACTTGGTTCGAACCAACCTTGCCTAAGGATCCCGGCTCAAAGATACCAATGTCGTGAGCATCTTTCTTATTCTGGCTAACGTAACAGTAAGTCCAAGCATAGCATGTTCTGTTTTATATAGTGTTCGTTTGGCAAACTGATATGTCGAATTTTTAGTACGATTCGTCGCTACCCTAAACGTTTTTGCTTACCCTCTTCTTTGACCTGAATGAGTCCATACCAGCTTGTCTGTTGGGTTCCTTAAAATGCCATTATTTGGCTCAATCATGTTGTGACCATATTTTGTAAAATCTCGGATGGGTGCTGGACGGCAATCATGCTTGGATACGGTAGCTGATGATAGAAGTTGGGCGAAGAAAATTTTATACCCACTGCGAAGTGTTTTGTTCGTGTCCTAGCTTCCTAGTCGTAAAGCTTAGTCTAAGGTTTCTAAAACTCCTCGTCCATTGTTTGGCCTTAACGTGAGAGAGGGGAACAGTGGAGAGGAGCGTGTTGGACAGAATGAATGAGAAAGGGGAATTGAGATTTTGGGTTGAACTCTAGCGACGGGATTAGTGGGTGTTGGACTTGAATTGAAGCTCAGCAAATATGGGGCTGGTTTTGGTATTTAGCTGAGCTTGGGCTTGGTATAATTATTTCAGAAGGTGGGCTTAGATCATTTTGAAACGGAGCTTGTTGAAAGCCTTATTCGTATGGATTGCCCAAACCCACGAAGTGTCAGACGGCAGTCCGTCTTCTGACCGGGCCTTAGGGCCCAGCTCGAGTCcctattcttgaaataaaaaattatttttattaaaaaacaaagaaaaaaatcagaaaatattattattattttcaaaatttcgaaaatgcataaaaatattttaaaaaaatcgatttttttttttttaattctggaaaatcaaaagattcataaaaatttaggatatttgtaaaaattctaaaaaaaaaaaaaaaataaaattcctcGAAAATGCTTAAAAAAATAGTTCTTAGATAATCTTTTCTTAAAAGGTGTGAGCCTTTTGGTCCGAGATTGTGCTCAAAATTTAATAAGCCATTAGGGCTTCACCTTAAGATTTCAATTGTCCTTATGGACAAATGCCTTTGAATGCACAATATCGATACATTGAGTTTGGCTTCTCTTTAGTCTAGTTAGGATTATCATTTGTCTTCTCTATAGTATTAATTCTTTGCtctcccatgcaatttatttaatgctttcCTTGGttgttaattgttattttaatgattgcacacTTGCATAATCACATCACATGTTAGCGGATTGGTCTAAAGTTAATCAAAATTACCttatgaacaagattaggtatcgaaaatGCACTcattagttaattagtgtaatcaagttctcgactctaaattctctagttgcgtGGGAAGTGAGATACACTTTCATATCTCACTTAGTTTCTAACTGACTCCAATAGATTAGTGGTGGCTCTTTATTGCGAAATTCTTAAGAACACACCAATGTCGcgtgaggtatgggcttgggagaattCGTGTTTAATCATGGGTCTTAAGTCCGTCTTTTagacaatacccctaaacctattccctcccctcgaggggtaggtcgcgacaagacAACTTCGTCATCTCCTTGTTTATCACTACAAGCATATACCCTAttcatgcttcaaatttggCTTTAAAGCCCTCAGAGGAATAGGAACTTTGCAATCCCTTCAAAAGCTATGCTATATAGAGGCAGATGAAGAGAGTAGCAGCAGTGTTATGAGAGAGCTTGGAATGTTGATGCAACTGGATAGGTTGGCCAttctaaaagttaaaaaagaagatggaaggGACTTGTGCTCGTCAATCTCCAAACTAACCAGACTTCAAGCAATATCCATAGCT
Protein-coding regions in this window:
- the LOC120293636 gene encoding putative disease resistance RPP13-like protein 3, yielding MVNEVYEHPEVKKHFMVCAWITFSGSPNIGELLQNMRQQIMRVIGLLNQHGRPIPRGADTMNIYSLKMLIKDLLQGVRYLLVLDYTWRIDEWDAVKHALPNNMCGSRMIITTRNYDLVRTSCREFEGKVYKMEPLPVEQSWKLFCAKTFQGSSCPSHLEETCEFIFRKCEGLPLAIVANSGVLATKNKHRIDEWELVRRSLGTEID